AGGGAGTATACTGAGTGCTGTGGTATGGCGGTTCCTGCTGGAAAAAAATTAGTTCTGTAAATCATAAAAAAAGACCCTGTTTTTTCGTTTATTGCGAGACGAAACAGGGTCTTTACTATTAAAACCATTGATGCTTTTACCAACTGTTGGCATAGAAAAGATTTTCAACCTGCCTTATACACAAGAAGATTTTAAGATTGTTTACCATACGCCTATTGGCATGCCGGTTATACCGCAGGCACATAAGCACGATTTCTATATGGCACTGCTGATTGAAAAAGGTACGGGTACGCATACCATAGACTTCTTTGAACATGAAGTTAAACCTAAAACGGTATTCTTTTTAGCTCCCGGCCAGGCACATCAATGGAATTTGTCAAAGGATACCTCCGGATTCCAGGTCATGTTCTCTCCTGATTTCCTTTTACAAGTACAGCAGAAATTCCCTTTTTTCACACCTTCAGGAAAAAGTTCTTTAGTACTGACTGACAATGATTATCATCAGCTAGTTATAGAACTGAAAAGTCTTTTACTGGAAGCCAGTGACCAACAGGCTTTTTACCTGGATCTGCTGCAACATAAACTACAAATTGTGCTGCTCTTGCTCAAACGTGCTTACCAGGCAAGTTTTAAAACGGAGCTTCCCCATGCTGATCACCGCATACTGAGCCGCTTCCACCAGCTGCTGGAAAAACATTACCATACCAATAGTGACGTAGCATATTATGCTAATATACTGAACGTTACACCTAATTACCTGAATCAGGTATGCCGTAAGAGATCAGGAAGTACTGCCGGTGATCAAATTCGCGAACGCATTTTACTGGAAGCCAAAAGGATGTTAACACTGACTAGCCTGGATGTCAAAGAGATCGCCTTTACACTAGGTTTTAATGACACTTCTTATTTCTCCAGATTCTTTCGGAAATACACAAAATCCAGCCCTGTTGAGTTTCGTAAAATAAACAATTAGTACCCGTGATGTACTAATCTGTCCTATATCCTGGTAAACAAAACTGCTAAGTTTGCCGGATGATGAAACAGTATAAGTTGCAATTAACGGTTTTGCTTTGTCTGTGTGGCATCGCATTCAGCGCTTGTGCCCAGGAAAAGCATATGGAAAAAGAAAAAATAACAGTTTTTAAGATTATCACTTCAAATGACGTCAGCGCATTAAAACACTGGATTGCGGAACGGAATAATCTTGAAATCCGCAATGACAAAGGTGAAACGCCATTGATTACCGCTACTTATGCCAACCATATAGAGATGGCTAAGTTATTGATTGAGGCTGGTGCTGATGTCAATGCACAAGACAAACTGCTGAACAGTTCCTTTTTATACGCCGGAGCTTCTGGTTACCTGGAAATCTTAAAATTGGGATTAAAAGCCGGTGCTGATTATAAAGTGTTTAACAGGTATTATGGCACAGCATTAATTCCTGCATGCGAAAAAGGACATACCGCAGTCGTTGCTGAATTATTAAAGGATAAGTCTTTCCCTGTAGATCATGTCAATAAACTGGGCTGGACAGCACTGCTTGAAGCAATTATTCTGACAAATGGAAATAGCAAGCAAGTGGAGATCGTAGCAATGCTCATTCGTGCTGGCTGTAATGTAAATCTTGCAGATCATGAAGGAGTTACTCCATTAAGTCATGCAAAAAACAAGAATTTCAAAGCTATCATAGCTCTGTTAGAAAAAGCTGGTGCGCATTAATATTATTCAAAGCATGAAAAGACTATTTATTCTAACCGTTTCTTTATTTCTTGGGAACGTCGCCTTTGCACAGAAAATACAGGCAGACCTGATGATTACCGGCGGAAATATCATTGACGTTAAAACGGGAAAGCTGAGTTCAGGCAAAGCGATTATCATCCGCAATGATAGTATCATTACAGTGATTGATATGAAAAAGATTACCTCCTGGCGGGTGAAACAAAGTTATAATGCAGCAGGAAAGTTTATCATTCCCGGACTTTGGGATATGCATATGCATTTTGGCGGTGGAGATTCACTGATCCAGGAAAACAAAAATTTACTTCCTCTATTTCTTGCAAATGGAATTACCACAGTCAGAGATGCTTCGGCAGATTTAAGTAACAGCGTTTTGCAATGGAGAGACGAAATCGCAAAAGGTAAGCTTCAGGGGCCAGCTATATTTACTTCAGGGCCAAAAATAGAAGGCTATAAGTCTATCTGGCTCGGTGATATTGAAGTGGGTACTATACAGGAAATCAATTTGGCCTTAGATTCTTTACAAAAATTAAAGGTCGACTTTGTGAAAATCACCGACAATACATTAAAGCCAGCTTTATTTCTGGAAGCGATTAAAATGGCCAGGGCAAGAGGCTTTAAAGTTTCTGCACATATCCCCTCCTCTTTAACTATGACCCAGGTAGCTGACGCCGGGCTAAGTGCAGTAGAG
The sequence above is drawn from the Pedobacter cryoconitis genome and encodes:
- a CDS encoding helix-turn-helix domain-containing protein, coding for MLLPTVGIEKIFNLPYTQEDFKIVYHTPIGMPVIPQAHKHDFYMALLIEKGTGTHTIDFFEHEVKPKTVFFLAPGQAHQWNLSKDTSGFQVMFSPDFLLQVQQKFPFFTPSGKSSLVLTDNDYHQLVIELKSLLLEASDQQAFYLDLLQHKLQIVLLLLKRAYQASFKTELPHADHRILSRFHQLLEKHYHTNSDVAYYANILNVTPNYLNQVCRKRSGSTAGDQIRERILLEAKRMLTLTSLDVKEIAFTLGFNDTSYFSRFFRKYTKSSPVEFRKINN
- a CDS encoding ankyrin repeat domain-containing protein yields the protein MMKQYKLQLTVLLCLCGIAFSACAQEKHMEKEKITVFKIITSNDVSALKHWIAERNNLEIRNDKGETPLITATYANHIEMAKLLIEAGADVNAQDKLLNSSFLYAGASGYLEILKLGLKAGADYKVFNRYYGTALIPACEKGHTAVVAELLKDKSFPVDHVNKLGWTALLEAIILTNGNSKQVEIVAMLIRAGCNVNLADHEGVTPLSHAKNKNFKAIIALLEKAGAH